In the Streptomyces sp. 3214.6 genome, CCTTCGGGTTCGCGGACATCCGGGCCCACGCCCGCTCGCTCACCGACACCGCCGACACGCCCGCCGGGCCGCCCATCGCCTTCTGCGCGCCGATCACGCACAGGTCCACGCCCCACGCGTCCGGCAGCACCGGCTCCGCGCCGATCGAGGCAACCGCGTCCAGGTAGAACAGCGCGCCGTGCTCCCGCACCACCTCGCCGATCTCCGCGACCGGGTTGGTGTTGCCGGTCGCCGCCTCCGCGTGCACCAGGGAGACGAAGTCGATCTCCGGGTGCTCGGCGAACGCCTCCCGGATCTGCGCGGCCGTCACCGCCGTGTGGAAGGGCACCGCCAGGTCGATCACCCTCGCGCCGCAGTCCCGCAGCCAGTCGCCGAAGGTCTGCCCGTACGGGCCGGTGATCACGTTGAGGGCCGTGGTGCCCGGTCCGGCCGTGGCGCGGATCGCGCCCTCCAACGGCAGCAGCGCCTCGCCCTGCATGATCACGACGTCCTGCCGGGTGTCCAGCAGCCGGGCCACCCGGTCCTCGATCGAGGCGAAGTGCGCGGCGCTCAGCGGGGCGAGATCCAGGAACGGGTGGGTCACGGGGGTGCTCTCTTCACTCACGGGGTAGAGGTGACGAGGGTAACCGGCGCCCGCCTTGCCCTCTCTACTGCCGAGTTCTTAGGTCGGGCGGCCCTGTAGCCATCGGTTTGGTTTGAGATACCCAAACTTCTCCTTATAATCGGAACCCATAGTTCTCTTACAGGAAGGCCCGCCGTGATCACCCTCCCCCGGCGCCGGATCCGTCTCCAGGCCGCCGTCACCGCGACGGCCGGGCTGATGCTCGTGGCTGCCTGCACCTCCACGGACGACGGTGGCAGCGGCTCCAAGACCGCCGCCGGCGGGGTCGAGCTCGTCAAGGCGGGCCAGCTCACCACCTGCACCCACCTGCCCTACCCGC is a window encoding:
- a CDS encoding pyridoxal-phosphate-dependent aminotransferase family protein; translation: MTHPFLDLAPLSAAHFASIEDRVARLLDTRQDVVIMQGEALLPLEGAIRATAGPGTTALNVITGPYGQTFGDWLRDCGARVIDLAVPFHTAVTAAQIREAFAEHPEIDFVSLVHAEAATGNTNPVAEIGEVVREHGALFYLDAVASIGAEPVLPDAWGVDLCVIGAQKAMGGPAGVSAVSVSERAWARMSANPKAPRRSYLSLLDWKQRWIDGGRKTLLHAPAQLEMLALEACVERIETEGLTTVMARHAFAASATRAGVLALGGGLEPYVYDATEAAPVATTLRVPPGVVASELVTRALESDPALPLAAGGGALAKEMIRVNHYGGDATVDVVRACLTALGTALAEKGLTVDPEAARRGVEAAWR